Genomic window (Alteromonas pelagimontana):
GCAAAAAAGGCCGGCAGCATGGAAATAACCGCCAGCTCGGAACCAAAAGTGGCGAAATAAAGAATATTCAGTACGGCAACCTGCTTGAATGAATAACGATGGATGGCGGGCACAGGCTGTTTAAAAATACTGGCATTTGCGCGAAACGTAGAATAAGCATCAAACAGGTACAAAGCGATAAGCGAGGTATAAATGGCATTGCAGAGTGTATCTCCCAGCCATCCCACGCCAGCCGCAGAAAGCTTCCAGTTGAGCAACGCTAAAGCCAGGTACATCGGTGTTTTCATAACCAGCAGAAATAGAAAATCCCCTTTGCTGGTTACTTCCATACCGCCTAAATTTTTTGGCCGAAAGTAGGTTGCACCTTTGGGTGTATCCGACACATTTACATAATAAATCACACCAAAAATGAGCGATAGCACGCCGGTTATAGCAATGGCGTAGCGCCAGCCATTGTCTCCTCCTAACAGCAGCGCCAAAGTCGGCAATGTGAATGCCGCAGCCGCCGAACCGAAGTTTCCCCAGCCGCCATAAATTCCCTCGGCAGCGCCCAGCTCTCCTGGCGGAAACCACTCACTTACCATGCGAATGCCAATTACAAAGCCCGCGCCGATAAACCCTAATGCAAAACGAGCGATGGCCAGTTGGGTAAAATCCGTAGCCAGAGCAAACGCAAAACAGGGAATGGAGCAAACTATCAGTAGCGATGAATAGACGATTCTGGGGCCAAATTTATCTGTCAGTGCGCCTATTACCACTCTGGCGGGAATGGTCAGCGCCACATTCAAAATCAATAAGGTTTTCCAGTCATCAACTGACAGCCCAAGGTCTTCTACAATAAGCTGCTTCAGCGGCGCCATATTGAACCAGACAAGAAACGTGATGAAGAAAACCATCCAGGACAAATGCAGAATTTTCATTTTCCCGGTAAAGGACGCTAGATTGAATTTTTCGTTACTCATAAAAGTTTCACTTTTGTTCGAGTCAAAAAAAAACCCACAAGCTAGATGAACATGTCATCTCGCATTGTGGGCTTCGTTGCCGGGTATCAACCCTAAGGCTGATTAGCTAAATTGTATAAATGGGATTGAGTACGACTGCTGACAATCCTATTGCAGATGAGTAAAGCACCTTTAGTGCCAACCAGAGAAAACGTTAACAAACAAATGGTTATAGGAATCTCTAGTAGGCACTGAATACTTTTTTGAATCAAGATAGTGCAGCGGATGCACTTTATGTGGACATAAAGCTGGTTAACGAGCTTTCGCCTTACATAACCGGCAAAAGTTGATGAATGGAAGTGGCTTGGAGTTGATGAATAA
Coding sequences:
- a CDS encoding NarK family nitrate/nitrite MFS transporter, with the translated sequence MSNEKFNLASFTGKMKILHLSWMVFFITFLVWFNMAPLKQLIVEDLGLSVDDWKTLLILNVALTIPARVVIGALTDKFGPRIVYSSLLIVCSIPCFAFALATDFTQLAIARFALGFIGAGFVIGIRMVSEWFPPGELGAAEGIYGGWGNFGSAAAAFTLPTLALLLGGDNGWRYAIAITGVLSLIFGVIYYVNVSDTPKGATYFRPKNLGGMEVTSKGDFLFLLVMKTPMYLALALLNWKLSAAGVGWLGDTLCNAIYTSLIALYLFDAYSTFRANASIFKQPVPAIHRYSFKQVAVLNILYFATFGSELAVISMLPAFFAETFTLNMATAGLLAGMYAFMNLMSRPAGGVISDNFGRKKTLLILTAGLAAGYFLLSTINPGWPTWLAVLAVMLCSFFVQSGEGAVFAAVPLIKRRLTGQIAGMTGAYGNVGAVTYLTVYSLVDASTFFMVIGCTAVLGFVALLFMQEPAGTMTEVNEDGTVELIQVT